The Marinomonas sp. CT5 genome contains the following window.
AATACGCTAAATTACGATCCAGAGCGGCGGTAGGTCGACGGCTTTGCTCAGCAATGGGGTGGACTGGAAATTCCATTGGTATACCGCCCGCATCACGGATACCTTCTTTAATACGTTGTGCTAATTGGACGTGATGACGATTACAAGGCGTTAAGTCACTTCCTGTCTGCGCTATACCTATAATAGGGCGACCTGATTGAAGCTCTTCACGAGTCAGTCCTTGGTTCATGTAGCGCTCTACATACAATGCAGTCATATCGGCATGGCTTGGGTCATCAAACCATTGCTGGCTACGTAAGCGAAACTTATTATTATTTTGCATTTGAGTATCTCTGTATTTTTTAATTATGCGGCGCTATTCTCATCACCAAATCTTCATCTATGGTGCATCTTGTTATTCACTGACAACGTTATTTTTAGCTTTTAATAAACCGCGGTGAGTCAAATTATTGATCAGCGAGTTGATTCCAAACTCCCATGGCTTTGCATTGCTACTGTATGTGACTGTGTTATGTAGCGTGCCAAGTTTTGGGCTGTTAATAATAACGGTGTCACCTAGCTTATGCGTAAAGCCTGCGCCAGTATGATCACGGTCTTGAGTTGGTGAGAAGAGCGTTCCTAGAAATAACAGAAAGCCATCTGGATACTGGTGGTTTTCGTTAATCGTTTGGTTAACAAGGTCTAAGGGACTACGACTGATTTTTATCATAGAAGACAGCCCTTCTAAGGTGTAACCGTCGGTGCCTTTTACTTGCAGAGTGACTTCACAAGTATGTATATCTTCTAAGGTGAAGTTCTCGTCAAATAATCGAATAAAAGGACCAATGGCACAAGAGGCGTTGTTGTCTTTTGCTTTGCTAAGTAGCAGGGCACTACGTCCTTCGAAATCACGTAAATTAACATCGTTGCCTAAGGTTGCACCTTGAATTTTCCCTTTGCTGTTTACCGCTAAAACGATTTCAGGTTCAGGGTTATTCCATTCAGATTTAGGGTGAATACCAATGGATTTTCCGCTTCCGATAGCCGATAAAACAGGGGCCTTTGTGAAAATCTCAGCATCTGGACCAATACCCACTTCTAGATATTGTGACCACATCCCTTTCTCGATTAACAGTTCTTTTAACTGAATGGCTTTTTCTGAGCCTGGCTCAACAGAGCTTAGGTTATCGCCAATCACACCTTCTACTAAGGTTCGGATCGCTTCAGCCTTTGAAGGGTTTCCTCCTGCTTGTTCTTCAATGACTCGTTCAATCATGCTTGAAGCAAATGTGACTCCTGCCGCTTTAATAACTTGAAGATCGGCTGGGGCAAGTAAATAGGCCTGATCTGTGTTGGCTGAATCATGGGTATTGTCCAGTAGATCCTCTAGGCTGCATAGGAATTTTCCTTTGACAGCGTTAAGTTGTTCTACAGGGTGATCGTTTTCTAGGAATTCGCTTAGGGTGGCAAAGTGTGTAGATATATCAAAAACACTGTTTTCACGAATGACAACAAGTGAGGGTCCTGATGGATTACCTGGAGACCAAACGCGGCCAATAAGAGTCGCTTGGTCTGCATCGACTGGTAGAGTATTTTTCGTTGTAAGTTTGATCGACATAATTGGTATTTCCTTATTCTTGTTGGAATGTACATTAAGGTGGAGAATCGATAAAATCCAATGACATATAGTTAATATTTGATAACTGCTAGTTATTGATTTGAGGAGGGGTTATGTCGCATTTTTCATTTTCTACATTTTGTAACTGGATAAAATTTAGGCATCTGTATTTGTTGGACTCTCTGGGACGAACAAAAAATATGCATTTGACAGCACAGCAGATGAATTTGAGCCAGCCAGCCGTGAGTAAAATGCTAAAAGAAATCGAGGGCTTACTGGGGTTTGACGTGTTCGATCGACAGCCACGAAGTATGGTGCCGACTACTTTAGGAGAGCATGTAATTCGATATGCACATACAACATTAAATGATGCAAATGGCTTTGTTGAGCAAATTACTAGCTTGCACAAAGGAGGGCATGGTTATTTAAAAGTAGGAGGGATTTTTGCAGCTACCTCAGCGGTCCTTCCCGAAGCCATTATGGAGATAAAGAAACGCTCTCCTTTGTTGAATGTCGAAGTTGTTGAGCAAACA
Protein-coding sequences here:
- a CDS encoding fumarylacetoacetate hydrolase family protein; protein product: MSIKLTTKNTLPVDADQATLIGRVWSPGNPSGPSLVVIRENSVFDISTHFATLSEFLENDHPVEQLNAVKGKFLCSLEDLLDNTHDSANTDQAYLLAPADLQVIKAAGVTFASSMIERVIEEQAGGNPSKAEAIRTLVEGVIGDNLSSVEPGSEKAIQLKELLIEKGMWSQYLEVGIGPDAEIFTKAPVLSAIGSGKSIGIHPKSEWNNPEPEIVLAVNSKGKIQGATLGNDVNLRDFEGRSALLLSKAKDNNASCAIGPFIRLFDENFTLEDIHTCEVTLQVKGTDGYTLEGLSSMIKISRSPLDLVNQTINENHQYPDGFLLFLGTLFSPTQDRDHTGAGFTHKLGDTVIINSPKLGTLHNTVTYSSNAKPWEFGINSLINNLTHRGLLKAKNNVVSE